A window of the Citrus sinensis cultivar Valencia sweet orange chromosome 9, DVS_A1.0, whole genome shotgun sequence genome harbors these coding sequences:
- the LOC102625890 gene encoding uncharacterized protein LOC102625890 has protein sequence MGNFPSKKKNKLCKKDVRILTEKIRLLREEINGMMHEREKESRAYEREVMVFAFKEAEWKQERKKLKEEVKRLGKNLEEKEEKIREMKDGLVNEKDDEVEWQLLGTSFLMGRMKEERARRDEAVEKWKQLYLAIKTELDELIQRTHGNGLYWRAEDENMIQELKRELRDKEQNIEALKAQLGSVETEVYRKQRDIDILRQSFRIMSHKKKAPPISSCKGFSKKLLWLS, from the exons ATGGGAAACTTTCCTagcaagaaaaagaacaagttGTGTAAGAAAGATGTGAGGATTTTGACGGAAAAGATAAGGCTTTTGAGAGAGGAAATAAATGGGATGATGCACGAGAGGGAGAAAGAGAGCAGAGCGTACGAAAGAGAGGTGATGGTTTTCGCTTTCAAAGAGGCTGAGTGGAAGCAGGAGAGAAAGAAGCTTAAAGAAGAAGTAAAGAGGCTGGGGAAgaatttggaagaaaaagaagagaagatcAGAGAAATGAAAGATGGGCTGGTGAACGAGAAAGATGATGAGGTGGAATGGCAGTTGTTGGGAACAAGCTTCTTGATGGGGCGgatgaaagaagaaagagcGCGGCGAGATGAAGCTGTGGAGAAATGGAAGCAGCTATATCTTGCTATCAAGACTGAGCTTGATGAGCTCATTCAAAGAACACATG GAAATGGACTGTATTGGAGAGCAGAGGATGAAAACATGATACAAGAGCTGAAGAGGGAACTGAGAGACAAGGAACAAAACATTGAAGCTCTGAAAGCACAACTGGGTTCCGTGGAAACTGAAGTGTACAGAAAGCAAAGGGATATTGATATATTGAGGCAGAGTTTCAGAATTATGAGCCACAAGAAAAAGGCCCCTCCTATCAGCAGCTGCAAGGGTTTCTCCAAGAAACTGCTTTGGCTAAGTTGA